The genomic segment GCGCGAAGCCGAATGCGCGCTCGAGCCATTCGAGCGCGGCGCGCGGATCGCGGTAGAACACCGCGCTGCTCAACGACGGGCGATGGGACGTGGCATTCATCGGAACGGCTCCTCCGGTGTTGACGAAGCACCACTGTCGTCAACGCCGCAGGCGGCGTCAAGCCATAAATTCGGGCTCCGTCCCTTACCCGTGCGCGACGCGGCGCGGTGCCGGAACCGTTAGAAGCGCGTGCGCAGGCCGACCGCCGCGACGACCTGATTGCCCGTCGACGACGCGCCGCCCGCGGTATTGATCATCGCGACGTAATTGCGGCCCGACGCGTGCTGGTACATCCCTTCGAGGTAGACGTCGGTGCGCAGCGACAAACGGTACACCGCCTGCAGATCGACCTGATGCCACTTCGGATCGGAACCGTATTTGACGGTGTTGTCGACGTGGCCGTCCGTGTACGTGTACGCGCCGCCGATGCTGAATGCGGGCGTCAACTGATACTTGCCGTTCAGTTCGTAGTTGTCGAAGCGCACCGTGCCGCCCGTCGAGCCGAACGACGCCGTGTTCTCGTATTCGGCGCGCGTGTAGACGAAGCCGACCGTCGCCGGGCCGAACGCGTAGTTCAGGCCGCCGCCGTACGAGCGCATCCGGTCCGCGCCGAGCGAGAAGCCGCCCTTGCCGTTCGCCGCCGATTCGACGATGTCGACCGCGCCCGGGCTGCCCGCCGTCGTCCCCTTCGAGCCGTTGATCTGCAGGTAGCCGGCCGCGACGTTCAGCGGCCCGCGCGTGTAGCTCGCGCCGAAGCTGTATGCGCGGTTCGTCGCGAAATCGGTGCTGTTCGACATCGCGTACATGCCGCCGAACTTGAAGCCCGCGTACGTGTTGCTCGTGTACTTGATCGCGTTGTTGATCCGCAGCGAGTGGTTCAGGTTGTCGTTGTCGAACGGATGCGCGAAGCTCGCGTCGCCGAACGTGCCCGCCGTCGCCGACAGCGGCGCGACGAAATCGACGAGCGAATCGTATTGCCGGCCGATCGTCAGGGTGCCGAAACGATTGTCGGACAGCCCGACGTACGCGAACCGGCCGAACAGCCGGCCGTCCTGGCCGAGCTTGCCGTTCTCGGCGTTCAAGCCGTTCTCCAGCACGAACAGTGCCTTCAGGCCGCCGCCGAGATCCTCGGCGCCGCGCACGCCGAAGCGGCTGCCGTTCACCGCGCCTGTCGTCGCCTGCACGAGGCCGCCGTGCGAATTGCCGCTCGCGACGTTGTTCGTGTACATGATGCCCGCGTCGATCAGGCCGTACAGCGTGACCGAGCTCTGCGCGTGCGCGGCCGTCGCGGCCAGAACCCCTGCGGTTGCGCATGCAAACCGGATGTTTTTCACAACGAAACTCCTTGTTGATTGGAATGAAACGACTCGATCCGACGACGGTCGAGTTTAGGGATTCGTTCGCTCCGGATCTGCGGCCCGATGCGCAGCGCTTCTTTGCGCAGGCCGGAACGAACGGACACATTTCCGTCACGAAGCCTCGCCCCGATCGGCCGCGTGACGCGCGCCGCGCGCCCTTCAGTGTTGTGCAATCTGGAAGGCTGCGTGCCGGCGCGGCCGGTTTTTCCGCGCGCGGCGGCTGCGTAGACTTTGCCTCGTCAGTTCGGGGCGCCGAACCGCGAACTGCATCGAATCGAATCACACTGGAGGTCATCTTGAAATCGATCGTCGTCACCGCTGCCGCCGCCCTCGTGCTCGCCGCACCGGCCGTCTCGTTTGCCCAGTCGTCGAACGGCTCGCTCACGCGCGCGCAAGTCATTCAGGAACTCGTCGATCTGGAATCCGTCGGCTATCAGCCGTCGCGCGGCAACGACAACACCTACCCCGACGACATCCAGGCCGCCCAGCGCCGTCTCGACGCGAAGCGCCTCGCCGCACGCAAGACGGCCGAGGCCGCGCACGGTCCGGCCGTCGCGGGAGCGGCACAAGCGGGCAAGCCCGCGGCCGGCGCGCAGTAAGCGGGCATCGCTCGGGAGGCATCGTTCAGGGAGACATCGTCGGTGAAGAGGCGGGCGCGATGCGCCGCCTCTTTTTTGTCGTCTCGCCGTCGCGCGGCCGCCCCCTTTCGATCGCGCGAACGAACGCCGCGCGTCGCCGAAGCCGAGCCCGCGACATGCGACATGCGACATGCGACATGCAGGCGACATGCCGGCGCCGACATCGACGCATGGATCACTCAATGACTGAGCGCGTGCGCCGATTCGAGCCCGACGTCGAGCGCCCCGGCGATCGCGCTTTGCGTCGCATCGGACGCTTCCGCGCCGATCGCCGACAGCATCGCCTCGTCGCGCGCGATCATCTTCGGCATGTGAAAGCGCAGCGCTTCCACCCAGGTGCGCACTTTCGCGTCGATGAAGCGGCGCGACGGATAGAGCGCATAGACGTTCATCTTCTGCAGTCGATGCGCGGGCAGCACGCGCACGAGGTTGCCGCAGCGCAGGTCTTCGATCGCAGCATAGAGCGGCAGCATGCCGATGCCGATGCCCGCGCGGATCGCAACCGCGAGCGACTCGGCGGTGTTGGTCTGCACCGGGCCGTCGACCTTGATCTCCTCGGCGCCGTTCGGCCCTTCGAGCAGCCATTCGTTCGTCGGAAACGCCGGCGTGCGCAGCGTGAGGCACGCGTGCCGTGCGAGATCGCGCGGCGTGCGCGGCGCGCCGTGCGCGCGCAGATACGCGGGCGTCGCGCACAGGATGCTGAACGTCGAGCCGAGCAGATGCGACACCAGCTCGGAATCGGGCAGCGACGACGCGGTCACGACCGCCATGTCGCTCGATCCGTCGAACAGGTCGGGCATCCGCTGCGACAGCGTGAGCTCGATCGAGACGTCCGGATGCTGGCTGCGATACGCGGTGAGCGCCGGCAGCACGTAGTGCTGGCCGATGCTCGCGAAGCTGTGCATGCGCAGCACGCCCGCCGGGCGCTCGTGCGCGCAGCTCGCCTCCTCCTCCGCCTGATCGACGTCGGCGAGAATCTGCCGGCATCGCAGCAGGTAGCGCTCGCCCGCGGGCGTCAACGCGAGGCGCCGCGTCGAGCGGTTCATCAGGCGCGTGCGCAGCCGCGCCTCGAGCTC from the Burkholderia humptydooensis genome contains:
- a CDS encoding porin; this translates as MKNIRFACATAGVLAATAAHAQSSVTLYGLIDAGIMYTNNVASGNSHGGLVQATTGAVNGSRFGVRGAEDLGGGLKALFVLENGLNAENGKLGQDGRLFGRFAYVGLSDNRFGTLTIGRQYDSLVDFVAPLSATAGTFGDASFAHPFDNDNLNHSLRINNAIKYTSNTYAGFKFGGMYAMSNSTDFATNRAYSFGASYTRGPLNVAAGYLQINGSKGTTAGSPGAVDIVESAANGKGGFSLGADRMRSYGGGLNYAFGPATVGFVYTRAEYENTASFGSTGGTVRFDNYELNGKYQLTPAFSIGGAYTYTDGHVDNTVKYGSDPKWHQVDLQAVYRLSLRTDVYLEGMYQHASGRNYVAMINTAGGASSTGNQVVAAVGLRTRF
- a CDS encoding DUF4148 domain-containing protein; the encoded protein is MKSIVVTAAAALVLAAPAVSFAQSSNGSLTRAQVIQELVDLESVGYQPSRGNDNTYPDDIQAAQRRLDAKRLAARKTAEAAHGPAVAGAAQAGKPAAGAQ
- a CDS encoding LysR family transcriptional regulator, whose amino-acid sequence is MDTLQNMRVFARVVEAGSFTAAAQSLNSTTGAMSRAVSELEARLRTRLMNRSTRRLALTPAGERYLLRCRQILADVDQAEEEASCAHERPAGVLRMHSFASIGQHYVLPALTAYRSQHPDVSIELTLSQRMPDLFDGSSDMAVVTASSLPDSELVSHLLGSTFSILCATPAYLRAHGAPRTPRDLARHACLTLRTPAFPTNEWLLEGPNGAEEIKVDGPVQTNTAESLAVAIRAGIGIGMLPLYAAIEDLRCGNLVRVLPAHRLQKMNVYALYPSRRFIDAKVRTWVEALRFHMPKMIARDEAMLSAIGAEASDATQSAIAGALDVGLESAHALSH